A portion of the Leptospira fletcheri genome contains these proteins:
- a CDS encoding methyl-accepting chemotaxis protein, with amino-acid sequence MSIRIRVSIYVSLVLLAGFVLLATLNSISSYRNLKNEVESNSEVTADRWSLEVKDMLDVGLGMIRGFRWPLIYATHERAPVQKAMQGMLSRNKKWFGFWLIYEPNAFDGRDNQFVNTPGHDATGRFIPYYNRGKSEEDLLLEPCVNFDREDEKGEFYNIPKKTNEMAVIDPYLYPVNGKDVWMISLTAPISVDDKFYGVAGIDISLDQLQAFFKGIKPFRGQGYISLISPKGLVAAHSVDIETVGKMIGDKEELDYVLKKKDEGKRFDRRSDDHIHYYTPFRIGRETRYWVVKVSIPESIFWKELRSVILESTITSVLILVAVLIVLNLIFKKLISTGLLQAIGFSEEIAKGNLSVHTDYANDDEIGKVLNSMSQMRDSLRKIVLEIGSTADKMSKTSDEMNSSSGNFSEVAQTQASAAEQSSAAVEQLASSAANVGTSMEKAVSNMKEIDGNVILLREQITNINREMQGLATLATESMAEAASGESAMSSSTRAMAGIRDSASRISEILSIITDISEKTNLLALNAAIEAARAGEAGKGFAVVAEEIGKLAAQTAASVQEIGDLVNSTNDAVTNGNAKVEEASDVLKRLKTRVEEFDRTAKSVLVSVKTQENNTVEIGHSSTSLMNFSLQIEEAVLEQKRATEEITKTILSISEGTQEIAAGADQVTSYSGQMRGQATQLTGLVGRFQTN; translated from the coding sequence ATGAGTATTCGCATAAGAGTTTCCATCTATGTCTCTTTGGTTTTGCTCGCCGGTTTTGTTCTTTTGGCGACGTTAAATTCCATTTCCTCCTACAGAAATCTAAAGAACGAAGTCGAAAGTAATTCGGAAGTCACCGCCGACCGCTGGTCCTTGGAAGTTAAGGATATGCTGGATGTCGGATTGGGAATGATTCGTGGTTTCCGATGGCCGTTGATTTACGCGACTCACGAACGGGCGCCCGTTCAAAAGGCCATGCAGGGGATGTTGTCTAGGAACAAAAAATGGTTCGGTTTCTGGCTGATCTACGAGCCAAACGCCTTTGACGGTCGCGACAACCAATTCGTGAACACTCCCGGTCACGATGCGACGGGTCGATTTATTCCGTATTACAATAGGGGAAAAAGCGAAGAAGACCTCTTGCTGGAGCCTTGCGTCAATTTCGATCGCGAGGATGAAAAAGGAGAATTTTATAATATTCCAAAAAAGACGAACGAAATGGCCGTTATCGATCCGTACTTATATCCGGTAAACGGAAAGGACGTATGGATGATATCCCTTACGGCTCCCATCAGTGTAGACGATAAATTCTACGGGGTCGCGGGGATCGATATCTCCCTGGACCAACTACAGGCATTTTTTAAGGGGATTAAACCGTTCCGCGGCCAGGGCTATATCAGCTTAATATCGCCGAAGGGATTGGTCGCAGCTCATAGCGTCGATATCGAAACGGTCGGCAAGATGATCGGCGATAAAGAAGAGCTGGATTACGTATTGAAGAAAAAAGACGAGGGGAAGAGATTCGATCGTCGTTCCGACGACCATATCCACTATTATACCCCTTTCCGGATCGGGAGAGAGACTAGATACTGGGTCGTAAAAGTAAGTATTCCCGAATCCATCTTCTGGAAAGAGTTAAGGAGCGTGATTTTGGAAAGTACGATCACTTCGGTGTTGATCTTGGTGGCTGTACTGATCGTTCTGAATTTGATCTTTAAGAAATTGATTAGCACGGGTTTACTCCAGGCGATAGGTTTCTCGGAAGAGATCGCGAAAGGAAACCTATCGGTCCACACCGATTATGCGAATGACGACGAAATCGGCAAGGTATTGAATTCGATGTCTCAGATGAGGGACAGTTTACGTAAGATCGTTCTGGAAATCGGTTCGACTGCGGACAAAATGTCCAAGACTTCCGACGAGATGAACTCTTCTTCCGGCAATTTTTCCGAAGTGGCTCAGACCCAGGCTTCCGCAGCGGAACAATCTTCCGCAGCCGTGGAACAGTTGGCATCGTCCGCCGCGAACGTAGGCACCTCTATGGAAAAAGCGGTATCGAACATGAAAGAGATCGACGGTAACGTGATTCTGTTACGCGAACAGATCACGAATATCAATCGGGAAATGCAAGGCTTAGCGACGCTCGCTACTGAATCCATGGCGGAAGCTGCCAGTGGAGAGAGTGCGATGAGTTCCTCTACGAGGGCGATGGCCGGGATACGGGATTCCGCTTCTCGGATTTCCGAAATTCTTTCCATCATTACCGACATATCGGAAAAGACGAATCTACTCGCTTTGAATGCTGCAATCGAGGCTGCAAGAGCGGGGGAAGCGGGAAAAGGCTTCGCGGTCGTTGCTGAAGAAATCGGAAAATTAGCGGCACAGACGGCCGCTTCCGTCCAGGAAATCGGCGATCTGGTGAATTCTACGAACGATGCGGTCACGAACGGAAACGCGAAAGTGGAAGAGGCATCCGACGTGCTCAAGCGTCTGAAGACGAGAGTGGAAGAGTTTGATCGTACGGCCAAGAGCGTTCTCGTATCCGTCAAAACCCAGGAAAATAATACGGTGGAAATCGGTCATAGTTCCACGAGTCTGATGAATTTCAGTCTTCAGATAGAGGAGGCGGTTCTGGAGCAGAAGCGGGCCACGGAAGAAATCACGAAAACGATCCTAAGTATTTCGGAAGGAACGCAAGAGATCGCAGCTGGGGCCGATCAGGTTACGAGTTACTCCGGTCAGATGAGGGGTCAGGCTACGCAACTGACCGGTTTGGTCGGTCGTTTTCAAACGAACTGA